One Halobellus ruber genomic window carries:
- a CDS encoding transcription initiation factor IIB: protein MAIRDIYETAFDEDVQTESSANQCPECGGRVTTNTVETVCEDCGLVIDEQRIDHGPEWRAFDDERERTGAPLTAARHDRGLSTEIGRGTDANGNELSGQKRRRLARMRREQTRGRFQSKAERNLAHGLSEVRRISSALELSETIRDQACRLFRSAQNEDLLQGRSIEAMAAASVYGACRCNGRPRTLDDITESARVEQSRVTDAYTTLNTELGLPAQPVTPSAFVPRLASELDVSDQIRQRARQLAEASESTGAITGVQPSGFAAACLYKAGREDGRWLTQSDVADVANVSVVTVRTHRDALDELAV, encoded by the coding sequence ATGGCAATCAGAGACATCTACGAAACGGCGTTCGACGAAGACGTCCAGACGGAATCGAGTGCGAACCAGTGTCCCGAGTGCGGCGGCCGGGTCACTACCAACACAGTCGAGACCGTCTGCGAGGACTGTGGCCTCGTCATCGACGAGCAGCGGATCGACCACGGGCCAGAGTGGCGGGCGTTCGACGACGAGCGCGAACGGACTGGCGCTCCGTTGACGGCGGCACGACACGATCGAGGGTTGTCGACGGAGATCGGCCGCGGGACCGATGCGAACGGGAACGAACTCTCGGGACAGAAGCGACGGCGGCTCGCTCGGATGCGGCGTGAACAGACCCGTGGGCGGTTTCAGTCGAAAGCTGAACGCAACCTCGCACACGGGCTTAGTGAAGTCCGCCGGATCAGTAGTGCGCTCGAACTGTCCGAGACGATCCGTGACCAGGCCTGCCGGCTCTTCCGCAGCGCTCAGAACGAGGACCTCCTCCAGGGCCGGTCGATCGAGGCGATGGCCGCCGCGAGTGTCTACGGCGCGTGTCGGTGTAACGGGCGACCACGAACGCTCGACGACATCACCGAGTCGGCGCGCGTCGAGCAATCGCGGGTGACGGACGCATACACGACGCTGAATACGGAACTCGGCCTACCAGCCCAACCCGTGACGCCGAGTGCGTTCGTCCCGCGGTTGGCATCGGAGCTCGATGTCTCCGATCAGATCCGGCAGCGGGCTCGGCAGTTGGCGGAAGCATCCGAATCGACCGGAGCAATCACGGGGGTTCAGCCATCCGGGTTCGCCGCAGCCTGTCTGTACAAGGCCGGACGCGAAGACGGACGGTGGCTCACCCAGTCGGACGTCGCTGACGTTGCGAACGTCTCGGTGGTCACCGTGCGGACCCACCGCGACGCGCTGGACGAACTGGCTGTCTAA
- a CDS encoding biosurfactant protein 1, producing the protein MTDQYADYEALRPLGEATHVPDDQLASSSGEPRRQRSGGVDTDYPDDPTADETECASCGASIPAGQSKCRFCLTNHLEGADDQDTSTAERTLLHVIQLLVEASTFYGAVGKGSAAATLLAKGDDDPVVDDCKLIYDLDEEPAPQLVDQWPSLPSATRVTSECGNQLLAAARERTAWTETTQSRHDGEHATFLYDETGSEVRTEARLASLREDADNDLWLVPAIALQESVDKTDTEQPRRERPNRTHLECRECDRETKHRFREFEAVPDDEWTGQPMWGCQRCGTPRYGPEPEAGQ; encoded by the coding sequence ATGACCGACCAGTACGCCGACTACGAAGCCCTCCGACCGCTCGGTGAAGCGACCCACGTTCCCGACGACCAACTCGCCAGTAGTAGTGGCGAGCCCCGGCGGCAACGCTCTGGTGGCGTCGACACGGACTATCCAGACGACCCGACAGCAGATGAGACCGAGTGCGCTTCCTGTGGAGCGTCAATCCCCGCTGGCCAGTCGAAGTGCCGGTTCTGTCTCACCAACCATCTCGAAGGAGCCGACGACCAGGACACATCGACTGCCGAACGGACTCTCCTCCACGTCATCCAGCTGCTCGTAGAGGCGTCGACGTTCTACGGCGCCGTCGGGAAGGGATCTGCTGCGGCCACCCTCCTCGCGAAGGGAGATGATGACCCAGTAGTCGATGACTGCAAGCTAATCTACGATCTCGACGAGGAACCGGCCCCACAGCTTGTCGATCAGTGGCCCTCGCTCCCCTCGGCGACACGGGTCACGTCTGAATGTGGTAATCAGCTGCTCGCGGCTGCTCGTGAGCGGACGGCGTGGACAGAGACGACGCAGTCCCGTCACGACGGCGAGCACGCGACGTTTCTCTACGACGAAACCGGGAGCGAGGTTCGCACCGAAGCTCGTCTTGCAAGCCTCCGTGAGGACGCAGACAACGACCTCTGGCTGGTGCCAGCGATTGCGCTCCAGGAATCCGTTGACAAGACCGATACCGAACAGCCACGACGCGAGCGTCCAAACAGAACTCACCTCGAGTGTCGAGAGTGTGATCGGGAGACTAAGCATCGATTCCGCGAATTCGAGGCTGTCCCCGATGACGAGTGGACCGGGCAGCCAATGTGGGGCTGTCAGCGGTGCGGCACGCCACGCTACGGGCCCGAACCCGAAGCCGGTCAGTAA
- a CDS encoding DUF6735 family protein has product MGHRALVAYERTDGQYTLHYSHWGAANLKLKHRISAKTPFGGDDTDSKWAKQLLAELADGLEADAVDGYFAGKDRPSTVVKPKPRATGLTLEEIIADHLDYLHHEAFYVVSATFEVAAYRTLWFGLQYDSETIDHGETVGNGALATVRWHDGEPVGDGHLQGQFAALKDVVGDIIDKGVFTPSTARQYLKRKLAERVGDRQELLIPTGESPFERASLNHT; this is encoded by the coding sequence ATGGGCCACCGCGCACTCGTTGCGTACGAACGAACTGACGGACAGTACACGCTCCACTACTCTCATTGGGGTGCAGCAAATCTCAAGCTCAAGCACCGAATCTCGGCCAAAACACCGTTCGGTGGCGACGACACCGACTCGAAGTGGGCGAAACAGCTGCTGGCAGAACTGGCCGATGGCCTCGAGGCAGACGCCGTCGACGGCTACTTCGCCGGCAAAGACCGACCGTCGACGGTCGTCAAGCCGAAGCCCCGCGCCACCGGGCTCACCCTTGAGGAGATCATCGCTGACCATCTCGACTACCTCCATCACGAGGCGTTCTACGTGGTGTCAGCCACCTTCGAGGTGGCCGCCTACCGGACGCTGTGGTTCGGCCTGCAGTACGACTCCGAGACAATCGACCACGGCGAGACGGTCGGGAACGGCGCGCTCGCGACCGTTCGGTGGCACGATGGCGAGCCGGTCGGCGACGGCCACCTACAGGGACAGTTCGCGGCCCTCAAAGACGTCGTCGGCGACATAATCGACAAGGGCGTCTTCACGCCGTCGACGGCGAGGCAGTACCTAAAACGGAAGCTCGCTGAGCGGGTCGGGGACCGACAGGAGCTGCTCATTCCGACTGGAGAATCACCCTTCGAGAGGGCGAGCCTGAACCACACCTAA
- a CDS encoding DUF7568 family protein → MPRITNWQRESRSPTLAYRNTETGARAVLHRAPDSYRYKWRGAILIDGYPVWSRGYETKDAKSFRDELRDRPAPELSCPECPNSDVAIGGKTADGAKVQRWFECRNCGYETSSRIVYGAER, encoded by the coding sequence ATGCCCAGGATCACCAACTGGCAACGCGAGAGCCGCTCGCCGACGCTTGCGTATCGGAACACCGAGACCGGTGCGCGAGCCGTCCTGCATCGAGCCCCGGATTCCTACCGGTACAAGTGGCGCGGAGCAATCCTCATCGACGGCTACCCGGTGTGGTCGCGGGGGTACGAGACGAAGGACGCAAAATCGTTCCGTGACGAGCTCCGTGACCGGCCAGCGCCCGAACTGAGTTGTCCCGAGTGTCCGAACAGCGATGTAGCAATCGGTGGGAAAACGGCTGACGGTGCGAAGGTTCAGCGCTGGTTCGAGTGTCGGAACTGTGGGTACGAAACATCCTCGCGAATTGTCTACGGCGCCGAGCGCTGA